In Nerophis lumbriciformis linkage group LG04, RoL_Nlum_v2.1, whole genome shotgun sequence, a single window of DNA contains:
- the pigv gene encoding palmitoyltransferase ZDHHC18-A, giving the protein MICHEKQISPFQSVTIMDYRAVLEFATVTRGLSLFLQALLNAAIPDHDADAFRPPRSEEHLYLDSAVEWLFGGLTHWDAEHFLLIAERGYIYEHNFAFFPLYPVVLRGLAETLLWPLSSWLSVRGRLMVAVAVGNSIFFLLSVVALHALSREVLQDRRLALLSTLLYCITPANVFMVAGYSECLFAALTFSGVFLLEKGFTLRACVALSIATAARSNGLVNIGFILYLPTLHAISRIRLYRTTTKGHKKMLQYIWVVTRLLLTSLLGTAIIALPFCAFQYYGYRTFCMPSASLERIPAALLSLAERKGYRVPDENSPPPLWCMRPLPLLYSHIQDVYWNVGFLRYFELRQIPNFLLALPMVTLGVMAAFAYFQGNPELCLRLGLWETDSKKGLDKPMPGFFSPRVFVYVVHSTFLLAFGILCMHVQVLTRFMASSTPVPYWISAHLLLLNEPLLHRRKTSTPNIQLKTHSKNGCKHTPQNPIIALLPHIKICSPTTQSILGYFLSYWLLGLALHCNFLPWT; this is encoded by the exons ATGATCTGTCATGAAAAGCAGATTTCGCCATTTCAGTCAGTGACTATCATGGATTACAGAGCTGTTCTAGAATTTGCTACTGTAACCAGGGGTCTCTCGTTGTTTTTACAG GCTCTGTTGAACGCTGCCATCCCTGACCATGACGCTGATGCATTCAGGCCCCCGCGGTCAGAAGAGCATCTATATTTAGACTCTGCAGTGGAGTGGTTATTTGGTGGCCTCACTCATTGGGATGCTGAGCATTTCCTCCTCATTGCGGAGAGAGGGTACATCTATGAACACAACTTTGCTTTTTTCCCTCTCTACCCCGTGGTCCTGCGAGGCCTGGCGGAGACGCTGCTGTGGCCCCTCAGCAGCTGGTTGAGCGTGCGGGGCCGCCTGATGGTGGCGGTCGCTGTTGGGAACAGTATCTTCTTCCTGCTGAGTGTGGTTGCCTTACACGCGCTCAGCAGGGAAGTTCTGCAGGACAGGCGTCTGGccttgctctccactctgctctacTGCATCACACCTGCTAATGTTTTCATGGTGGCCGGGTACTCGGAGTGTCTGTTCGCTGCTCTCACATTCAGTGGGGTCTTCCTTCTGGAGAAAGGATTCACCCTTCGAGCCTGCGTGGCGCTCAGTATAGCCACTGCGGCACGATCCAACGGACTGGTCAATATAGGCTTTATACTCTATCTTCCAACACTACACGCCATCTCCCGGATCCGTTTGTATCGCACAACGACAAAAGGCCACAAGAAGATGCTTCAGTACATTTGGGTCGTCACCCGCCTCCTGCTCACTTCTCTTTTAGGAACGGCAATCATTGCCCTTCCGTTCTGTGCTTTCCAATACTACGGCTATAGAACTTTCTGTATGCCTTCCGCATCCTTGGAGCGCATCCCCGCAGCTCTTCTCTCCTTGGCCGAGCGGAAAGGCTACCGTGTTCCAGATGAAAATAGTCCCCCCCCTCTTTGGTGCATGAGACCTCTGCCCCTGCTTTACTCCCATATCCAGGATGTTTATTGGAACGTGGGCTTCCTGCGCTACTTTGAACTAAGGCAAATACCAAACTTCCTTCTGGCTCTACCTATGGTGACTCTGGGTGTCATGGCAGCTTTTGCTTATTTTCAAGGTAACCCAGAGCTGTGCctaagacttggactatgggagACAGATTCAAAGAAAGGCCTCGATAAACCCATGCCGGGATTTTTCAGTCCGAGAGTATTTGTCTATGTTGTACATTCAACTTTTCTCCTCGCCTTTGGAATATTGTGCATGCATGTGCAg GTCCTAACCAGATTCATGGCTTCCTCAACTCCTGTTCCCTACTGGATCAGCGCTCATCTGCTCCTCCTCAATGAGCCTCTTCTTCACCGAAGGAAAACCTCGACACCAAACATTCAACTCAAGACTCATTCCAAAAATGGATGTAAGCACACACCTCAAAACCCCATCATTGCTCTGCTACCACACATTAAGATCTGTTCCCCCACCACACAAAGCATCCTGGGATATTTCCTCTCTTATTGGCTGCTGGGTTTAGCACTGCACTGTAATTTTCTACCATGGACTTAA